The following proteins come from a genomic window of Terribacillus aidingensis:
- a CDS encoding bifunctional 3-deoxy-7-phosphoheptulonate synthase/chorismate mutase: protein MQTTNVLELKKQYEQTHFELLKLLNEQASLKQQLKDLPESERSQSEKLLLAELKAQNEAGVLGDSTMDSIFKAVLQAKTKEEEAASKRPMLVSRAYKNEDTVIDLKGEKVGTGKASFVFGPCSVESYEQVAAVAESLKDKGLKLLRGGAFKPRSSPYDFQGLGVEGLEILKRAADEYDLAVISEIVTPHDIEKALDFVDVIQIGARNAQNFELLKEAGRTNKPILLKRALSGTISEFIAAAEYIHSEGNGQIILCERGIRTYETATRNTLDISAVPILKQETHLPVMVDVTHSTGRKDIMLPCAKAALAVGADGVMAEVHPNPAVALSDAGQQMDIPAFDKFYKELAAFQSKI, encoded by the coding sequence ATGCAGACTACAAATGTTTTGGAGCTGAAAAAACAGTACGAACAAACACATTTCGAGCTGTTGAAATTGTTGAACGAACAGGCAAGCCTTAAGCAGCAGCTGAAGGATCTTCCTGAAAGTGAACGCAGCCAGTCCGAGAAACTTCTTCTGGCAGAACTAAAAGCACAGAATGAAGCTGGTGTGCTTGGAGATTCCACGATGGATTCGATCTTCAAGGCTGTTTTGCAAGCGAAGACGAAAGAAGAAGAGGCCGCGAGCAAGCGTCCGATGCTTGTATCCCGTGCTTATAAAAACGAAGATACAGTTATCGACTTGAAAGGTGAAAAGGTCGGTACCGGTAAAGCAAGCTTCGTCTTTGGACCTTGTTCTGTGGAAAGCTACGAGCAAGTGGCTGCGGTAGCGGAATCCTTAAAAGACAAAGGACTTAAATTACTACGCGGCGGTGCCTTCAAGCCCCGTTCATCACCATATGATTTCCAAGGCTTAGGTGTAGAAGGCTTGGAAATTCTGAAGCGTGCAGCGGATGAATACGATTTGGCAGTCATCAGTGAAATCGTCACTCCGCATGACATCGAGAAAGCACTTGATTTTGTCGACGTCATCCAAATCGGCGCACGCAACGCCCAAAACTTCGAATTACTGAAAGAAGCAGGACGCACCAATAAACCTATCCTGCTTAAACGTGCCCTGTCTGGTACTATTTCGGAATTCATTGCAGCGGCTGAATACATCCACTCCGAAGGCAATGGTCAAATCATCCTTTGCGAGCGCGGTATCCGCACATATGAAACAGCGACACGGAATACATTGGATATTTCGGCTGTACCAATCCTGAAACAGGAAACGCATCTTCCTGTAATGGTTGACGTAACACACTCTACTGGCCGAAAAGATATCATGCTTCCATGCGCGAAAGCTGCATTGGCTGTCGGTGCAGATGGAGTCATGGCTGAAGTTCATCCGAACCCTGCTGTTGCACTGTCTGATGCAGGTCAGCAAATGGATATTCCGGCATTCGATAAATTCTATAAAGAACTTGCTGCCTTCCAAAGCAAGATCTAA